The Eikenella corrodens genome segment TGAAACTCCTTTGAGTCGGTTGTTGGGAAGAGCTTGATTATATCGCCAACACCAATGACAAACCAAACAGGCAGCCGCAGCACATATAAAAGGCTACCTGAAAGTTTCAGGTAGCCTTTTCCTTTTGCCGCAGCAGCCCTACCGCCGCCGTAGCAACACCCCGCTCTCAATATGCGGCGTAAACGGGAATTGGTCGAACAGCGCGGCGCGTTCGATGCGGTGGGTTTGTGTGAGCGTGGTGAGATTGGCGTGCAGGGTTTCCGGATTACAGGAAACGTAGATGATGTTGTCGAAATTCTGCAGCAGGCGCAAGGTGGCATCGTCTATGCCGGCGCGCGGCGGATCGACAAACACGGTGGAAAACGCATAATCCGCCAGCTCGATGCCCTGCTCCTGCAGGCGGCGGAAGGTGCGCACGCCGTGGTAGGCCTGGGTGAACTCTTCGGCGGAAAGCCGCGCCAGGCGGATGTTGGCCACGCCGTTGGCCTCAATATTCCACTGCGCCGCCTGCACCGAGGTTTTCGACAATTCCGTGGCCAGCACGCGGCGGAAATAACGCGCCAGCGGCAGAGTGAAATTGCCGTTGCCGCAATAGAGCTCCAGCAAATCGCCGCCCAGCCCCGCCGCCGCGCCGCAGGCCCAATCCAGCATTTTTTGGCACACCAGCGCATTGGGCTGGCTGAAGCCGCCTTCGTATTGGCGGTAGAGCCAATCGCGCCCGTCGGCATGCAAGCGTTCGGTAACGAAATCCTGCGCCAACACCAGCTTCTGCCCGCGGCTGCGGCCGATAATCATGATGCCCAATTCGCGCTGCAAACGCGCCGCCGCAGCCTGCCATTGCCCGCACAGCCGCTTGTGGTAAATCATGCCCACCAGCATATCGCCGCTCAGAGTAGACAAAAATTCGCACTGATACCACCGCTCCCGCAACAGCGGATCGGCCTGCACGGCAGCCAGCAGCCGGGGCATCACAGCATTGATCGCGGCAGACGCGGCAGGCAGGGAATCGATCCGGCGCAACGAGGCCGAACCGGCCTTCTGCCCTGGCTCGAACATGGCATAGCTGATGTTGTCGCCATCGTGCCAAACCCGAAATTCGGCACGCATCCGGTAATGCTTTTCAGGCGAAGCAAACACCTGCCATTCCGACGGGGAAAATTCGGCAAAACGCTGTTTCAGGTAGCCTGCTTTTTGTTGCAGCTGGGCGGTATATTCGGGGCTGGGCTGGGTCATGGTGGGCGTCGGGAGTAGAAAGTAAAGGTGGGGATTATAGCGGGAAAGATTAGGCTACCTGAAGGCTAGCCTCTAAGCAACCCGATTGATTTCAGGCAAGATTTAACGCTACAACAGATAGTTATATAACTCAACCTTACAGACATTTCTGACATAGAAAGCACTAGCATCGTTTGGCAGTATTTTTATCTGCAAATCATTATAAAAACACTATTCTCTTTTTCACATATTCTTCAACATAATCGTCATTATTTCTTGCTTTAAAATACTCAGCATCACATTTCCCATAAATCGGTATATATCGCCTATCTGCTCGGGATAAGCTATTTCCATTTTCAGAAATAAACATTTTGAAATCAAACTAATAGCTTACCCCCTCTCCGGCAGCATCCGTGTTGGCATCAATATAGCCATCGACAATATCTTGGATTAGACCTAGTTCTACGTTATTAATGTGACTTAATGAAAAATGGAATTCGATGATTTCCTTTTCTGCATCAATATACACCTCGATTAGATTCACATTGCTGCTAATCAGATTAACAGTAGACAACACCGCATTTATATAGATCTTGTCTCTTAAAGAGCTACCTCTATCCATTACGCCACCTTTTAAACACACCCCTGAATTCCGCTTGCACCAAAATATTGAGAATATGCCTCGTATTTCCGGCGTACTCCCGAGCATAGCTGCTCTTGGCTACCGATTTTCAGCTCTGCAAACACCTTATTTCAGCCAACCTTCCCACTACACCGCTATTCCAACACGCTCAGCCCGGGCAAATCGGCGAAGCCGCGGTCGCGGATGATTTGGCAGAAGTTATCAAGGTAGCTTTTATGCGTGTCGTCGCTGCGCATACCGGCATAGAGCTCGCTGGTGAGCGGGGGGCTGCCGATGGTGCGGGCGACGATGTAGCCTTTTTCCAGATAGGGCATCACCGTCCAATACGGCAGGGCGGCGATGCCGCGGCGGCTGGCCACGAGCTGGATGATGGCGATGGTGAGCTCGCTGTGGCGGCGCGGCGGGTTGATGCCGGCGGGCAGCAGAATTTTGCGCAGCAAATCAAGCATATCGTCGGGCACGGGATAGGTAATCAGGGTTTCGGCGGCGAAATCCTGCGCCTGCCACACGGGTTTAGCCGCCAGGGGATGATCTTGGGCGCAGATGCCCACCATTTCGTAGGCAAACAGCGGCTGGTAGCGGATGCCCGCCTGCGGCACGGCTTCGGACACGATGGCCAAATCGGCGCGGTGTTGCAGCAAGAGCCCGACCGGATCGGCCTGGAAGCCGGACACGATATCGAGCTCCACCTTCGGCCACAGCGGGCGGAAGTCGCCCATGGCGGGCATGAGCCAGTCGAAACAGGTGTGGCACTCCACCGCCAGCCGCAACTCGCCCGCGCCGCCGCCGGCAATCTGCGCCAGGTCGCGCTCGGCGGCAGCCAGGTGCGGCATCACTTCGCGCGCCAGCTGCAACAACCGCTCTCCGGCGGGTGTGAAACGCAGGGGGGTGGTTTTGCGCTCGAACAGCGGCGTGCCGAAGTGGTTTTCCAAGGCGCGGATTTGGTGAGACAAGGCGGATTGGGTGAGGAACACGCGCTTGGCGGCAAGGGAAACGCTGCCGGTTTCGGCCAGGGCGAGCAGGGTTTTGAGGTGGCGCAGTTCGATGATGGATTCCATGTTCCAGGTAGCCTTTGGGGTGTGTCGGCAGGGTGCCGACATTTTATTTTGTCTGCCTTATCGGCTTTCAGGTAGCCCCAGCCAAGGGTGATGCTACCTGAAATTTTAATTTCAATCGGTTTCCGCCATTTCCAGCACCTGTTTGATGTCCACCGCCACGATGCGGGATACGCCTTTTTCCTGCATGGTAACGCCGATAAGCTGCTCGGCCATTTCCATGGTCAGGCGGTTGTGGGAAATATACAGGAACTGGGTTTGGGCGCTCATTTCTTTCACCAGATTGCAAAAGCGGGCGGTGTTGGCATCGTCGAGCGGGGCGTCCACTTCGTCCAACAGGCAGAAGGGGGCGGGGTTGAGGCTGAACAGGGCGAACACGAGGCTCATGGCGGTGAGGGCTTTTTCGCCGCCGGAGAGCAGGTGGATGGTGCTGTTTTTCTTGCCGGGCGGGCGCGCCATAATGGATACGCCGGCGGTGAGCAAATCGTCGCCCACCATGTGCAGGCTGGCTTCGCCGCCGCCGAACAGGGTGGGGAAGAAGGTTTGCACTTTTTGGTTCACGGCATCGAAGGTGGCTTGGAAGCGCTGTTTGGTTTCGCCGTCGATTTGGGCGATGGCTTCTTCCAGCAGCGCGATGGCGGATTGCAGGTCGGCGCGTTGGTTTTGGTAGTAGCCGTCGCGCTCGCGGGCTTCGGCCAGTTCGTCGAGGGCGGCCAGGTTCACCGCACCGAGGGCTTGGATGCGGCGGGAAATGCTGTCGATTTGCTGCGGCCAGTCGGTTTTCAGGTAGCCTGCCTGCTGCTCGGCTTCGAGCGCGGCGATATCGGCTTGGCGCGCCAATAAGTTATCGTGGAAATGTTTGGCGTTGAGCAGGGCTTCCTGCTGTTGCAACAGGGCGGTTTGGGCGGCCTGCTGCCACTGCGGCAGCTCGGCGGCCAGCGCTTGCTGGCGGGCGTATTGCTGCCTGCCCTGCTCTTGGGTTTCGGCCAGCTCGGCGGCGGCGGCTTGGATTTGTTCTTCCAGCGTGAAGGCGGCTTCGGCCAGTTCTTCCAACTGCAGGCGTTGCTCGTCTTCGTTGTCTTCGGCGTAGGTGAGGGCGAGCTCGCTCTGGCGCTGCTGCCAATCGGCTTTTTGCTGCACCAGCGCGGCCATGCGGGCGGCGAGGTTTTGCAGCTGCTGGGTTTGGCGGTGGGCTTCGATTTCGGCGGCGCTGCGGCGGCGGTCGGCTTCGAGCACGGCCTGGCGGGCTTGGCGCAGGGCTTGCTGCGCCTGTTGGCTGTGTTCGGCTTGGGCGCGGCTTTCGGCTTCCAGCTCGGGCAGACTGTCTTCGAGGGAGACGGCTTCTTCGGCCAGAATTTCGGCAGCACACGCCAGCTCTTCCGCCTCCTGCGCCAGCTGTGTCTGTTCTTGGGCAATGTGTTCGCGCCGTTGCCCGGCTTGTGCGGCGCGGGCGGCGAGGGCACCGGCCTGCTGTTGGGCGGCGGACAGCTCGGCGGCGAGGCGGCGTTGTTCGGTTTGGGCTTGGCGCAGCTCGGTTTCGGCTTGGGCTTGCTGCTGCGCCAGTTTTTCGGCTTCGACTCGGGCTACCTGAAACTGCGGCTGCCATTCGGCCAGTGCCGCAACAATTTCGTCGTGGCGGGCTCGGTGGCGTATTTGCCGGTTGCCGCCGTCGGCATGGTGCAGCAGCACGCCGAGGCGGTCGATGCGGTGGCCTTGCGGGGTGAGCCATTCTTGGCCGGGCTCGAGGCGGCTGCGCTGCGCCAGCGCGTAATCCAAATTAGGCGCACACAAAATACCTTCGAGCCAGTGTGCTAAGGCTACCTGAAAAGGCGGCTCGGCCTGGATTTGGTGAATCAGCGCCTGAGCCGGGCTGGCGGCGCGGTGGGCGTGGGCTTCGCGGTCGAACCAGGCGGCGGGGGATTCGGGCAACGGCGACGGCGGCTGGAAATCAGCGGGCAGCGCGCGGGCGTTGAGCCGCTCGCCGAGCACGGCGGCCAGCGCACCCTGCCATTCTTCGGGCACGCGGATGTGCTGCCACAGGGCGGACGCATCGGCTTGTTCGCTGCCCTGCCAGAAGTTGTGGCGGGCGGTGTCGGCCAGCAGGGCGGCGAGGGTTTTCTGCTCGGCTTCGGCGGCGAGGATGCGGCGTTCGTGCTCCTGTTCGCGTTCGCGGGCGGCGGCGAGGGCGGTTTTCAGGTAGCCTGTTTGCTCTTCGAGCCGTTGCAGTTGCTTCTCGCCTTGTTGGTATTGGGCGGCGAGGGTGTCGGCCCGGGCTTGGGCGGCGGCGGTGTCCTGCCCGGCATCGCCTTGCAGGGCAGCGGCTTCCTGCTGCAAACGGGCTTGGCGCTCTTGCAGCCGGCTGATGCTTTGGCGGCTGTGTTGCAGCTGCTGCTGCTTCAGGGCGAGCTCGCGGCGGAGGCGGGCGGCTTCGTTGTGTCGGCTTTGCTGCTGTTCGGCAGCCTGCTGCTGGGCGGCTTCGAGCTCGGGCAGTTGCTCTTCGAGGGCGACGGCTTCGGCGGTCAGCAGTTCGAGCTGCATCTGCTGCTGCTTGGCGGCCTGTTCGGCTTGGGCGTGCTGCTGTTGCAGCTCGGCGTGTTCGCTGTCGATTTTCTGGATGGTGGCTTGGGTGGCAGCCTGTTCGCGTTCGAGCCGCTGGCGTTGGCTCTGCCGCGAGCGGATTTGCTCTTCGAGGCGGGCGGTTTGCTCGCGCAGCAGGGCGTGCTGCTGGTTGAGCCGGTATTGCTCGGCCTGCTGGTGCTGTTCGGTTTGGCGCAACACTTGTACGGCATCGTTCATGGCCTGGTTTTGCCGGGCAAGCTCGTCTTGCTGCTGGCGGGCGCGTTCGTGTTCAGCAGCAGCGCGATCGGCGGCGGCAAGCGTGTGCCGCCATTGGGCGAAGTCGTGGCGGTTTTGCGCCTGGTTGAGTTCGGCGGTGAGGCTGCGGTAGCGCTCGGCGGCGGCGGCCTGGCGTTGGAGTTTTTCCACTTGGCGGCCGAGTTCGGACTGCAAGTCGCCGAGGCGTTGGAGGTGTTCGCGGGTGTCGCACAGGCGGTTTTCGGTTTCGCGGCGGCGTTCTTTGTATTTGGATACGCCGGCGGCTTCTTCGATGTGGGCGCGCAATTCTTCGGGGCGGGCTTCGATGATGCGGGCAATCATGCCCTGCTCGATCACGGCGTAGCCGCGCGCGCCGACGCCGGTGCCGAGGAAAAGGTCGGTGATGTCGCGGCGGCGCACTTGCTGGCCGTTGATGTAGTAGCTGGATTCGCCTTGGCGGGTGAGCTGGCGGCGGATGCTGATTTCGCCGTATTGCCCCCATGCACCATGCAGGCTGCCGTCGGCATTGCTGAACACGAGCTCCACGGAGGCGCGGGGGGCGGGGCGGCGGGTGGCAGCGCCGTTGAAAATCACGTCTTGCATGCTCTCGCCGCGCAGCTGTTTGGCCGAGGCTTCGCCCAGCACCCAGCGCACGGCGTCGATAACATTGGATTTGCCGCAGCCGTTGGGCCCGATTACGGCCACCAGCTGGCCGGGCACGTGGATGGTGGTGGGGTCGGTGAAAGATTTGAAGCCGGCAAGTTTGATGTGGGTGAGACGCATGAAAAACAATGAAAAAGCGGAATGCTGTATTTTAAAAGAAAGGCGGCGGGGCAGGCTACCTGAAACAGGAAGAAGGTTTCAGGTAGCCTTTTGCTATGCCTTTTTGCGCCGTCTGGCACGCCGATACCAAGCAATACTGAGCCCAAGCCAGCCTGCTCCGGCCACGGTGGCAGCACGTGTCCACAAGCGGGCATACAGCCGCCAGTTTTCGGTTTCCTCCTGCGGGCTGAAGGCGGCGCGATATTGCCGCTCGTTGCCGTCTTTGGTGTAGGCGAGCTCGGTAATCACATGGTAGCTCAGCCAATGGGCTTGGGTGATATTTTGCACGGATAGGTTTTCTTCGCGCTGCCAAATGTTTTCATCATATTGGCACAACGGATCGGCCAAGTTGCGGCAATCCAAATTAAGCGGTTGGCCTTCGGCGGTACGAATGCTGCCGACTACGTGGAGGTTGTCGTCATCGTCATACCATTGACGCCGCCATAGCTCAGCGGCGGCATGATGCGTATAGGCTACCGGAACGCCCAACTGCCGCTGCCGCTTATGCAACTCGGCCGAAGTTACCAATGCGCCCATACCCAATCCGGCAGCCAGCAGCATACTGAACAGCCAAAATACGGGCAAACTAAATAAAGCCTGCATGACGTTACGGTCGAGCTGTTCTTTATCCCGTTGTATCTGCCGCATAGTGTGAAAAAAATTGCCCATTTGCTTTCCTAGATTGCGCTGGCTGATTGTATAGCGAAACCGGCAAGATAAGCCACGCATGGGCATGAGGCTACCTGAAAGCCGCCGATTGTCCAACCACAAACCACCCGCTAAATGATAGTTTTGTTTTTGCCAAACGATAGCATTTTGTAATACAATGCAAACTTGAGTAATCACTCATTTACTATGTAAATCAATGGATAAGCAAAAGAAAACTGTTACGGTGATGGTGCTGGACGAGCACCGCACCGATACTTTCGTTATCGCTGAATCTCGGCTGCGCGCCATCAAACCCACCATCATCGGCCTTTCCCTGGCCACGGTGGCGCTGTTGGCTGCCCTGCTGGCTTTGGGTTGGCACTACTACCAAAGCTACAACCAATTTGCGCAACAGCAACAGCAAACTCAAGCGCTCAATCAGCAAATAGAAGACTTGAAAGAAGCCCGCTCCGCCGAAGTTACTGCCAAACTGAACCAGCTTGCCCAATCCGAAAAAGCTGTGGCCGACCTGCAAAACTACTTACGCCAGCGCGGCGCAAACGTGCCCGTTCCCAAACCGGCTGCCTCATCCGAGCCCGGCAAACCCATCAGCCAAGCCGGCGGCCCGCGCAATATTCTGCCGCCAGCCGATACGCCCGAATTCAGCCAAACTATTGAAAATCTGCTTAAAGCTGCCAACAACGTGCCGCTTGGCCGCCCTGCGCAAGGCGGGCTCTCTTCCGGCTTCGGCCCTAGGCATAACCCGTTTAGCGGCAAAGGCAGCGAGTTCCACCACGGCTTGGATTTTCGCGGCAATGTAGGCGACCCCGTGCGCGTTACTGCCAATGGCACAGTGGAATTTGCCGGCACCATGAACGGCTACGGCCAAGTGGTGAAAGTGCGCCACGGCTACGGCTACAGTACCGTGTATGGCCATTTGTCGCACATCGACGTGCAGCCCGGGCAAACGGTTAAAGCCGGCGACCTCATCGGCAAAATCGGCTCTACCGGCCGCTCCACCGGCCCGCACCTGCATTATGAAGTGCGCCTCAACAACGAGCCACACGACCCTGCCACCTTCCTCAGCCTCGCAAAATAAAGCTGCGAGGTATACCATTTCCATTCAATCCGCGGAGAAACAACCATGTTTAAAGATAAAAAAGACCGTTCCCAACCCAGCAACTCCACCAGCGCCATCGACACCATCATCGGCGCACAATGCCGGATTCAGGGCGACATCCTGAGCCAGCAATCGGTGAAAATCGACGGTCAAATCCAAGGCAACGTACAAGCCGGCGGCACCGTCATCGTTGGCGACAAAGGCGCGGTGAACGGCGACATCCGCGGCAGCGATCTGATTGTATTCGGCAAAACCGAAGGCTTGATCGAAGTGAAAAAACTCCACCTCAAACCCAATGCCCGCGTAACCGGCAATATCCGTACCCAATCCCTGCAAGTGGAAGACGGCGCCGTTTACACCGGTGATATCCGCATGGATCGCAACGTTGGCAACGCCACCCTTCCCCCCGCCGGCAGCGCCCCAGAAAAAGCCATTGCTGCACCAGCAGATAAGTTGGCCAATAAATAGTTTGCCTGGTTGAGCCAAAATAAAAGGCTACCTGAAACTTTCAGGTAGCCTTAATTAGTAATCCTAGTATGGGTAGCAGACAAAACTTGCTATGCCATCAACACCAACGTTTCAGGTAGCCTGCCATGTCTCCCAAACAACAAAACGACATCCTCAGCATCAACAAAGTGCAGCTGCTGCTCTCGGAAAAGCGCACCGCGCTTTCGGTGATGCGCACGGGCATTGCCGTGTTGGCGCTGCCGCTTTCCATTTTCAGCGCGCTGATTGCCACTTCCAGGTGGTATAACGTGATGGAAGTATGGCCTTTGCTCATGTTGGTGGTAGCCATCAATTTGGGGCTGGCGGTGTTCGGCATTTATCTGATTGCCCGCTCCATGCGGCGCATGCGCCAATACGACCGCCTGATTGCCGATATTAAGCACAGCCACGATTCGCTGCGGCGGCTGATTAAGTCGTAGGCAGGGTATTGCCGCGCGAATGAAGAAAAACAGAAGCTATGGAACTAGAAGATATTCCCAACGAAGTATTCCTGGAAGACATCCGAGACCTCACGCAGGCTTTTCCACTTGAGTTTCCCTGCCAGTTTCAGCAAATCAAAGATTATTTGGGCATAGATGAACAGCACATCCACATTACCGACTTTGTGGAGGATCAAAACCGAGAAGACTGTTTCTACGGCTATTTCTTCGATGCACTGAATCGAAAGATTTATGAATATGCCTTTGAAGGGGAGAAAACCACGTTTCGGGAGGCGGATATGGCTGCCTTAACGATGCGGGATACCTTCAGCAGCAAAGTGCTGCATCTTTTATAGTAAACAAAAAGGAGCCAGGGCAAACCCGGCTCCTTTTTTCAGGTAGCCTGCTTGAGCGTTAAGGCTACCTGAAACGCGTTTCTACGAAGCGCAACATTACCGCTGCCGCTTCTTGCACAGCAGCGCATCCAGCGACCATTTGCCGCCGCCAGCCGCCGCCAGATACAGGAACACGAAGCTAAACAGCGCGGCTGCTTCGCCGCCGTTCATAAACGGAATCAGCGCATGGCCTTTGCCCGAAACGTGGCCGATGAAATAAGCCACCGCCATCTGGCCGGAAAGGATAAACGCTGCCGGGCGGGTAAACAAACCGAGCAACACCAACAGGCCGCCGCCCAGCTCCAGCATACCGGCCACGCCGTAGAGCGAGAAGAGCTGCAAGCCGTCAAACATTTCCACGTGCGGCAAGCCGAGCAGCTTGGCCGAGCCGTGCAGCATAAACATATAGCCCGCCGCGATACGCAATACCGACAACACCATGCTGCGGCAATTTTCCCAATTTGCATTCATGATTTTTTCCTCTTAATGCGTGAAACCAATGTCAGTTGAAAGTACGTGTGCAGTATAATCATTTCCCAATAGCGAAAACACAGCCAATTCAGCAATACAGTTTCTCCCAAAGAGAAAACATGGATACCTTATTAAGCATGAAAGTGTTCTGCCAAGTGGTACACAGCGGCAGCTTCACCCGCGCCGCCGAGCAGCTGGATATTTCCGTGCCCATGGCCAGCAAACACGTGGCGCACCTGGAAAAAAGCGTGAATGCCCGCCTGCTCTACCGCAACAACCGCCGCCTCAGCCTCACCGAGCAGGGCGAAGCCTACTACCGCGACTGCCTCTCCGCGCTCGACCTCCTCGAACAGGCCGCCGCCCGCGCCGCCGGTAGCACCGCCCGGGTGCAGGGCCGGCTGCGCGTGAGCATCCCCGTGTGGTTTGCCAATCCCGTGTTTGCCGGCTGGATTACCGAATACCGCCGCCGTTATCCCGAAGTATCGCTGCACCTCACGCTCACCAACCACAGCGTGAATTTAGACGGAGACGGCGAAGACGTGGCACTTCGCCTCTCCAAACAGCCGGCCGAAAACCTGATTGCCCGCGCCCTGGCCAAAATCGATTTCCATTTGGTGGCTGCGCCCGCCTATTTAGCCGAACACGGCACGCCCGCCGCCCCGCAGGATTTGGCACAACACCAAGCCATCCTGCCCAGCTACACCGACGTTTCCGCCCTCACCCTGCAAGGCCGGGGAGAAAGCCACAACATCGAGCTGCAAGCCGCCATACACAGCAACAACACCCAAATGCTCTACCAGCTGGTGTGCGCCGGCGCCGGCATCGGCTACCTGCCCGAATGGCTGCTGCGCGCCGACCTGCAAACCGGCCGCCTGCGCCGTCTGCTGCCCGACCACCGAACAGCCCCCGTCCCCTTCTATGCCGTTTACACCCAGCGCAAACTCTTAAGCGCAAAAGTGCGCAGTTTTATCGACTTTATGGTGGAGAAGGCCGCGAGCGAACAGGCTGATTTATAGAATAGCCGGCCAAAGCAAAGGCTACCTGAAACGCCAAATGGTTTCAGGTAGCCTGTTTTTGCTGCTTAATCCGCGCCGTTGGCAGTCAGCAGGAAGGCTTCGAGGCTTTCGGCTTCCCGAATGCATTCGCCGCTGTCGTGGTCGGGCAGCCATACCGCGCCTTCGTGCAGCATGAAGTAGTTGCCGCTGCCGTCGCCCGCGAAAGCGATG includes the following:
- a CDS encoding LysR family transcriptional regulator, which gives rise to MDTLLSMKVFCQVVHSGSFTRAAEQLDISVPMASKHVAHLEKSVNARLLYRNNRRLSLTEQGEAYYRDCLSALDLLEQAAARAAGSTARVQGRLRVSIPVWFANPVFAGWITEYRRRYPEVSLHLTLTNHSVNLDGDGEDVALRLSKQPAENLIARALAKIDFHLVAAPAYLAEHGTPAAPQDLAQHQAILPSYTDVSALTLQGRGESHNIELQAAIHSNNTQMLYQLVCAGAGIGYLPEWLLRADLQTGRLRRLLPDHRTAPVPFYAVYTQRKLLSAKVRSFIDFMVEKAASEQADL
- a CDS encoding bactofilin family protein, whose product is MFKDKKDRSQPSNSTSAIDTIIGAQCRIQGDILSQQSVKIDGQIQGNVQAGGTVIVGDKGAVNGDIRGSDLIVFGKTEGLIEVKKLHLKPNARVTGNIRTQSLQVEDGAVYTGDIRMDRNVGNATLPPAGSAPEKAIAAPADKLANK
- a CDS encoding DoxX family protein, which produces MNANWENCRSMVLSVLRIAAGYMFMLHGSAKLLGLPHVEMFDGLQLFSLYGVAGMLELGGGLLVLLGLFTRPAAFILSGQMAVAYFIGHVSGKGHALIPFMNGGEAAALFSFVFLYLAAAGGGKWSLDALLCKKRQR
- a CDS encoding LysR family transcriptional regulator; translation: MESIIELRHLKTLLALAETGSVSLAAKRVFLTQSALSHQIRALENHFGTPLFERKTTPLRFTPAGERLLQLAREVMPHLAAAERDLAQIAGGGAGELRLAVECHTCFDWLMPAMGDFRPLWPKVELDIVSGFQADPVGLLLQHRADLAIVSEAVPQAGIRYQPLFAYEMVGICAQDHPLAAKPVWQAQDFAAETLITYPVPDDMLDLLRKILLPAGINPPRRHSELTIAIIQLVASRRGIAALPYWTVMPYLEKGYIVARTIGSPPLTSELYAGMRSDDTHKSYLDNFCQIIRDRGFADLPGLSVLE
- a CDS encoding M23 family metallopeptidase gives rise to the protein MDKQKKTVTVMVLDEHRTDTFVIAESRLRAIKPTIIGLSLATVALLAALLALGWHYYQSYNQFAQQQQQTQALNQQIEDLKEARSAEVTAKLNQLAQSEKAVADLQNYLRQRGANVPVPKPAASSEPGKPISQAGGPRNILPPADTPEFSQTIENLLKAANNVPLGRPAQGGLSSGFGPRHNPFSGKGSEFHHGLDFRGNVGDPVRVTANGTVEFAGTMNGYGQVVKVRHGYGYSTVYGHLSHIDVQPGQTVKAGDLIGKIGSTGRSTGPHLHYEVRLNNEPHDPATFLSLAK
- the smc gene encoding chromosome segregation protein SMC; translation: MRLTHIKLAGFKSFTDPTTIHVPGQLVAVIGPNGCGKSNVIDAVRWVLGEASAKQLRGESMQDVIFNGAATRRPAPRASVELVFSNADGSLHGAWGQYGEISIRRQLTRQGESSYYINGQQVRRRDITDLFLGTGVGARGYAVIEQGMIARIIEARPEELRAHIEEAAGVSKYKERRRETENRLCDTREHLQRLGDLQSELGRQVEKLQRQAAAAERYRSLTAELNQAQNRHDFAQWRHTLAAADRAAAEHERARQQQDELARQNQAMNDAVQVLRQTEQHQQAEQYRLNQQHALLREQTARLEEQIRSRQSQRQRLEREQAATQATIQKIDSEHAELQQQHAQAEQAAKQQQMQLELLTAEAVALEEQLPELEAAQQQAAEQQQSRHNEAARLRRELALKQQQLQHSRQSISRLQERQARLQQEAAALQGDAGQDTAAAQARADTLAAQYQQGEKQLQRLEEQTGYLKTALAAAREREQEHERRILAAEAEQKTLAALLADTARHNFWQGSEQADASALWQHIRVPEEWQGALAAVLGERLNARALPADFQPPSPLPESPAAWFDREAHAHRAASPAQALIHQIQAEPPFQVALAHWLEGILCAPNLDYALAQRSRLEPGQEWLTPQGHRIDRLGVLLHHADGGNRQIRHRARHDEIVAALAEWQPQFQVARVEAEKLAQQQAQAETELRQAQTEQRRLAAELSAAQQQAGALAARAAQAGQRREHIAQEQTQLAQEAEELACAAEILAEEAVSLEDSLPELEAESRAQAEHSQQAQQALRQARQAVLEADRRRSAAEIEAHRQTQQLQNLAARMAALVQQKADWQQRQSELALTYAEDNEDEQRLQLEELAEAAFTLEEQIQAAAAELAETQEQGRQQYARQQALAAELPQWQQAAQTALLQQQEALLNAKHFHDNLLARQADIAALEAEQQAGYLKTDWPQQIDSISRRIQALGAVNLAALDELAEARERDGYYQNQRADLQSAIALLEEAIAQIDGETKQRFQATFDAVNQKVQTFFPTLFGGGEASLHMVGDDLLTAGVSIMARPPGKKNSTIHLLSGGEKALTAMSLVFALFSLNPAPFCLLDEVDAPLDDANTARFCNLVKEMSAQTQFLYISHNRLTMEMAEQLIGVTMQEKGVSRIVAVDIKQVLEMAETD
- the trmA gene encoding tRNA (uridine(54)-C5)-methyltransferase TrmA; translation: MTQPSPEYTAQLQQKAGYLKQRFAEFSPSEWQVFASPEKHYRMRAEFRVWHDGDNISYAMFEPGQKAGSASLRRIDSLPAASAAINAVMPRLLAAVQADPLLRERWYQCEFLSTLSGDMLVGMIYHKRLCGQWQAAAARLQRELGIMIIGRSRGQKLVLAQDFVTERLHADGRDWLYRQYEGGFSQPNALVCQKMLDWACGAAAGLGGDLLELYCGNGNFTLPLARYFRRVLATELSKTSVQAAQWNIEANGVANIRLARLSAEEFTQAYHGVRTFRRLQEQGIELADYAFSTVFVDPPRAGIDDATLRLLQNFDNIIYVSCNPETLHANLTTLTQTHRIERAALFDQFPFTPHIESGVLLRRR